The proteins below come from a single Corvus hawaiiensis isolate bCorHaw1 chromosome 20, bCorHaw1.pri.cur, whole genome shotgun sequence genomic window:
- the NUP88 gene encoding nuclear pore complex protein Nup88, producing the protein MAAECGPAEQWRAALPQHALFGRLRERAPAAPRPPRLRDLLCGLGADLLLWDGTAAALLAIGLRRLGGTDPAALGRYQTLLCINPPLFEVHQTLLSPAQHHVALIGTKGLMVLELPKRWGKNSEFEGGKSTVNCSTIPIAERFFTSSTSLTLKHAAWYPCDTLEPHIVLLTSDNTIRFYSLKVPQTPIKVIALSDTEEETLTIKKGRAYTASLGETAVAFDFGPQVPVPKHILGQRGSEEVLGYPLYILYENGETFLTYISLLQSAGSLGKLLGPLPMHPAAEDNYGYDACAVLCLPCVPNILVIATESGMLYHCVVLDGEEDDEQSEKSWDPRSDLIPSLYVFECVELELALKLATGDEEDPLESDFSCPIKLHRDPKCPSRYHCTHEAGVHSVGLTWINKLHKFLGSDEEDKDSLQELGAEQKCFVEHILCTKPLPCRQPAPIRGFWIVSDVLGPTMICITNTYECITRPLLSTVHPASPPLLCTREDKDLTVSPLRIVAESEHSFEKHIQGILQRSSANPLHLKSADKDAAPPPEECLQLLSRATQVFREEYILKQDLAKEEIQQRVKLLWGQKKKQLEDLNYCREERKSLREMAERLADKYEEAKEKQEDIMNRMKKVLRSFHSQLPVLSDTEKDMKKELQTIHDQLQHLSNAIRQVKMKKEYQQKQMEKGRSPRKPSISLSAYQSKCIQAVLREEGEHIREMVKQINDIRSHVNF; encoded by the exons atGGCGGCCGAGTGCGGCCCGGCGGAGCAGTGGCGCGCGGCGCTGCCGCAGCACGCGCTGTTCGGCCGCCTCCGCGAGcgcgcgcccgccgccccccgcccgccgcggctCCGCGACCTCCTGTGCGGGCTGGGCGCCgacctgctgctctgggacGGGACCGCCGCCGCCCTGCTCGCCATCGGCCTGCGCCGCCTCGGCGGCACCGACCCCGCCGCGCTCGGCCGATACCAG ACCCTTCTGTGCATAAACCCGCCCCTTTTCGAGGTGCACCAGACGCTGCTGAGCCCCGCCCAGCACCATGTGGCGCTCATTGGTACCAAGGGGCTcatggtgctggagctgcccaaACGCTGGGGCAAGAATTCCGAATTTGAAGGTGGGAAATCCACGGTGAACTGTAG CACCATTCCTATTGCGGAACGGTTCTTCACCAGCTCGACATCCCTGACGTTAAAGCATGCAGCCTGGTACCCCTGCGACACCTTGGAGCCCCACATTGTGCTTTTGACATCAGATAACACCATAAG GTTCTACAGTCTGAAGGTGCCTCAGACACCCATCAAAGTGATTGCGCTTTCGGACACCGAGGAGGAGACTCTTACAATCAAAAAAGG GAGAGCCTACACCGCGTCCCTGGGGGAGACAGCCGTGGCCTTCGACTTCGGGCCGCAGGTGCCGGTGCCGAAGCACATCCTGGGCCAGCGCGGCAGCGAGGAGGTGCTGGGCTACCCCCTGTACATTCTGTATGAGAATGGAGAGACCTTCCTCACCTACATCAGCCTGCTCCAGAG CGCTGGCAGCCTCGGGAAGCTGCTGGGCCCCCTGCCCATGCACCCGGCTGCCGAGGACAACTACGGCTACGACGCCTGCGCCGTGCTGTGCCTGCCCTGCGTTCCAAACATCCTGGTCATCGCCACCGAGTCGGGGATGCTCTATCACTGTGTGGTGCTGGATGGAGAAGAGGATGATGAGCAG TCAGAAAAGTCCTGGGACCCAAGATCCGATCTTATTCCTTCCCTGTATGTGTTTGAATGTGTTGAGCTGGAACTTGCACTCAAACTGGCAACAGGAGATGAAGAAGATCCTTTGGAGTCTGACTTCTCTTGCCCAATCAAGCTGCATCGAG ATCCCAAATGTCCCTCTAGATACCATTGCACACACGAAGCTGGTGTCCACAGTGTGGGCTTGACATGGATCAATAAACTGCACAAATTCCTTGGCTCAG ATGAGGAAGACAAAGACAGTTTAcaagagctgggagcagaacaGAAGTGCTTTGTTGAACATATTCTTTGTACAAAACCACTGCCGTGCag GCAGCCTGCTCCAATTAGAGGATTTTGGATCGTTTCTGACGTCCTGGGGCCCACAATGATTTGCATCACCAACACCTATGAGTGCATTACAAGGCCTCTCTT AAGCACTGTCCatcctgcctcccctcccctgctgtgcACCAGAGAGGACAAGGACCTGACCGTGTCCCCCCTGCGCATCGTGGCCGAGTCGGAGCATTCCTTTGAGAAGCACATCCAGGGCATCCTGCAGCGCAGCTCTGCCAACCCCCTGCATCTCAA ATCTGCAGATAAAGATGCTGCTCCTCCCCCTGAAGAATGCCttcagctcctcagcagagccaCCCAGGTGTTCAGAGAGGAATATATACTGAAACAGGACCTGGCAAAAGAGGAAATTCAGCAAAG AGTGAAGTTGCTGTGggggcagaaaaagaaacagctggAGGATCTGAATTACTGTCGAGAGGAGAG GAAAAGTCTGCGGGAAATGGCCGAGCGCTTGGCTGACAAGTATGAGGAAGCCAAAGAGAAGCAGGAAGACATCATGAACAG GATGAAGAAAGTCCTTCGGAGTTTCCACTCTCAGCTTCCTGTTCTATCTGACACTGAAAAGGATATGAAGAAGGAACTGCAGACAATCCATGaccagctgcagcacctgagcaaTGCTATCAGACAG gtgaaaatgaaaaaggaatacCAACAGAAGCAGATGGAGAAGGGGCGAAGCCCCCGCAAGCCCAGCATCAGCCTCAGTGCCTACCAGAGCAAGTGCATCCAAGCTGTCCTGAGAGAGGA ggGAGAACACATCCGGGAGATGGTGAAACAGATCAACGACATCAGGAGCCATGTGAACTTCTGA
- the RPAIN gene encoding RPA-interacting protein, translating into MEAPVQRHRARYKSPGGPPWREMYRRRCMERLRSSRAKLLDRYRQAGDGACGAAPGALLVQEVMEQEWQELRDRLPGLRGEEPMEQMLEDPDELAVLEEIQQELILQEQSVIEEYERSLRFDEECLNAMLDGLDATDRVICPVCRKNNLTVKAHLVCCQCGLYISTQDMTEGKLQSLLESTLTEHSQRCLHNPEFTVTTGMEEEASLLMSCPVCDSWTILL; encoded by the exons ATGGAGGCGCCGGTGCAGCGGCACCGAGCGCGGTACAAGAGCCCGGGCGGGCCGCCCTGGAGGGAGATGTACCGCAGG cgCTGCATGGAGCGGCTGAGGAGCAGCCGGGCCAAGCTGCTGGACCGGTACCGGCAGGCCGGGGACGGGGCgtgcggggcggccccgggcgcGCTGCTGGTGCAGGAGGTGATGGAGCAGGAATGGCAGGAGCTGCGGGATAGGCTGCCCGGCCTCCGCGGAGAGGAGCCCATGGAGCAG ATGCTGGAGGACCCTGatgagctggcagtgctggaagagATCCAGCAAGAACTGATCTTGCAAG AGCAGTCGGTTATCGAGGAGTACGAGCGGAGCCTGCGCTTCGATGAGGAATGTCTCAATGCCATGCTGGACGGCCTGGATGCCACTGACAGGGTCATCTGCCCAGTATGTAGGAA GAATAACCTGACTGTGAAGGCTCACTTGGTTTGTTGCCAGTGTGGATTGTACATCAGCACACAG GATATGACAGAAGGGAAGCTTCAGTCACTTCTGGAAAGCACCTTGACAGAACACAGTCAGAGGTGCTTGCACAACCCTGAGTTCACTGTCACCACTGGCATGGAGGAGGAAGCCAGTCTGCTCATGAGCTGCCCG GTCTGTGACTCCTGGACGATTCTCCTCTAG
- the LOC125336410 gene encoding complement component 1 Q subcomponent-binding protein, mitochondrial has translation MLLARSLRSAAAAALRPPRRPLSSASPRALLPAPAAAPALARSLWQLGGGAGRTALLRPRRGSAGRVSCGCGGLHTEGDKAFAQFLTDEIKEEKKIQKHKSLPKVSGGWELEVHGTEAKLVRKIAGEKITVTFNINNSIPPSAEEDTQEQQKPDEQEPELTSTPNFVVEVIKDDTKQTLVLDCHYPEDEIGHEGEEESDIFTIREVSFQPTGEADWKDTNYTLNTDSLDWALYDHLMDFLADRGVDNTFADELIELSTALEHQEYIKFLEDLKSFVKCQ, from the exons ATGCTCCTCGCCCGCTCCCtgcgctccgccgccgccgccgcgctgcgCCCTCCGCGCCGCCCGCTCAGCTCCGCGTCCCCCCGCGCCCTCCtgccggcccccgccgccgcgccggccCTGGCGCGCTCGCTGTGGCAGctgggcggcggcgcggggcggacGGCGCTGCTGCGGCCGCGGCGGGGCTCGGCCGGCCGCGTGTCGTGCGGGTGCGGCGGTCTGCACACCGAGG GAGACAAAGCCTTTGCGCAGTTCCTGACAGATGAGAtcaaggaggagaagaagatccagAAGCACAAGTCCCTGCCCAAGGTGTCCGgggggtgggagctggaggTCCATGGCACGGAGGCCAAGCTGGTGCGGAAGATCGCGGGGGAGAA gATAACGGTAACATTCAACATCAATAACAGCATTCCACCCTCGGCTGAAGAAGACACGCAGGAACAGCAGAAGCCTGATGAGCAGGAG CCTGAACTTACATCAACTCCAAACTTTGTTGTGGAAGTAATAAAAGATGATACAAAACAGACCCTTGTGCTTGACTGCCATTACCCTGAAGATGAG ATTGGACatgaaggagaggaagaaagtgATATTTTCACAATTCGGGAGGTCAGCTTCCAGCCCACAGGAGAAGCTGACTGGAAGGACACCAACTACACCCTCAACACGGATTCCCTTGACTGG GCTCTCTACGATCACTTGATGGATTTCCTGGCTGACCGAGGAGTGGACAACACCTTTGCTGATGAGTTAATAGagctcagcactgccctggagcaccaggagtACATTAAATTCCTTGAAGACCTTAAAAGCTTTGTCAAATGTCAGTAG